The nucleotide sequence gaattttttaataaattagaatGGAAAAGTACTGGTAATTCTGGAATTGACCTTTCGATAAAGGTAATACCAGTTCTTGAATACAATTAATGGCACTGCTATAAGCAAATTGCCAGTTGCAAGCGATTCAATTTTAGCGATGAACCAATGACGTGGAGATGATTCATTCTTAATATTTAATACAGATTAATAACTACCTCCAATGTTCGTCAAATCTGCGATTGTGTTTTGGTCATCGTCATAACATGTAAACTAACTTTGTTTGTTAATCAATCTGACCAATAtcgactatatatatatttataatttggaAGAAGTAACAAGATTTTATCTAAATGATGGATTGGAACCTTTTGCTTCGCAAGCCAAGAGAGATTATTCATAACTGTAGCGTCCGTTTGGTATGATAGGCTTGATTCATTGTTCAGACGGGtgtttgtaaaataaaatgtattgtACTGATTTCAGGAGGAGGACTGACATTCGCAGCAGCATACAACTACGCTTCATCCCAGTGCGTATTGTTTAACCAATTGCCAAATGAGGAAAACAAGTACGAAACGAAGAAAATATTAAACGAATATATGATGTTTCACTACGGTGATCGAGAAACAATCTGCAAGCATGTTAGTGCTCCGTTGGATGGTTATGATTTTCCAGTGAGATGTGCACAGCTTTGTGTTAAGCATTTCGACCGATCTGTAAGTGAGGTTTATACAATGTGTTGTTAGTAATCACTAAAGCTGGCAATGTGAATCAAACAACGCTTTTAATAGTTCGAATCTGCCCATTCCTGTTTCTTCCGAATTAAATACCagttatttaataattttgtagTGAACCAGCATTTTTACTAAACAATCAGCGCTTTGTTGTACAATTCAGTGTTTGGTGttaagtttaaaattttattcttgATATGCTCCACCAATCATAACATTTACCggacctcttgaagtatgcgcaccaagatggcgcacaacctgaactcaggttgtgtaccaggttagggttcaggttatgcgacatcttggtgcgcatacttcaggagtacccattatCTGTATATATCTCATGGCAATGCATATGTAGTACGTGTTCACATGAAGGAGTCGTATTCCACGAATACGATTTTTACGATGTCTATAGCAGCATATTTAGGCATTGCCTGCATCAGATGATGTGTCACATTATAATCAATCGATAACCTATAGCGCAACGATAGCACGAGGTCTATCACAATAACATGGAATATTTCTTCAGCTAGTACTATAGCCTGAAGGTCTCCGTTATAGGCAACGAAAACTTGCTTCCTCTTCTTTCTTCTGCAATGCTCTGCGACATGTGGTGTTATACTCCCACGCCATTGTAGCATACCAATCGTTCTTCTACATTTacgtcaatatatatatataattgatatACACCGCCATGTGTATGATAGAGAATAAGTGAATaccttattttaaattttaatattcatgcTATTTCCTATCAACATTCTATCAAATTGATTTAGGTGATAGAGAATAAAACAAtgcctttttaaaattttaagagTGGGCTCAAGTTATTtacttgatatatatttatttaaatattgttttgaaatgTGTCAAGAAGCATAAATTGCATATTACCCttttaagtatttttttttaattttatcctTCGCTATTCTTATAATTAAGGCATGCTCCAACGACAAATGCCTGGAAATTGGATGTGCAGTCGGTCGTTCGACATTTGAACTGGCGAGAACTTTCAAAAGGGCAGTTGGACTGGATTACAGCCATGCTTTCTTAGGAACCTGTGAAGTGCTTTCTAAAATAAAACGCTTGGAATACGAAGCTATCGTGGAGGGCCACTTAACAACTAAGCATGTTGCAGTTGTACCAACTGACATCGTAAGTTAATTGGATATTCGCGCTCGGAAACCATCAGACTGTTGTTGTGCCCTAGAACCTTTCTGTATGTGTGTTTATCACTGTTTGGCTTACGTAAGGATGCCGACGAGAGGTGCAGCTTTCAAAATGAACCGGTAGTTCCGCAGTACGCTGCCGTTATAGGTTTGCGATTTTGCATACATGGTAACAGAGCGAAATCCGACAGTATTCAGCAACTTCAGAAAGTTGCTTGTTTGGATCGCGCATCAAAAGAATACAGGGATTAGATTTGTCATTTAGACAAGGCATGTGACCAGTGCCGGATTTAAACGAGAGGCTCTAgtctagggttaccatatttgaaaaagcaaaattccggacagtgcatgagtattttcggcgctcccgaagtatgtgcaccaagatggcgcacaacctatacgatgttcaggttgtgcgccatcttggtgcaaatACTTCAGGAGCTCCGTATTTTCATGAGACCATAAATATGCGCTACCGAAATGCTAATGCTGCAACAGCTGTACGATACTCATGCTAAAGCGCCAGCTACCGAAATGAAAAGTATTGTCTTCGGTCACAAGCAGAATCTCACACCAGACGGAGCACTCTCTAAATATAGCTCTAAATcgggggtcggcaaactgcggcccgcgggccgaatgcGGCCGGCGAGCCAATTtattgcggccctcgaacgacatttaatacatatatacacaaaaattgaacctGAATTTATTATTGTCCACACACAGATTTATGTGAtaacaagtgctgctgtacgaCGCTTGTTTTGTAATGAGTAGCGTCAGTTCTATGCcgttcgagttaattttgatattaaaattgTCTTGGAAACGGGAGGAGTTCACGACAAGGGTcgaacattccaaagtgcttggacgcaaaaatatttttttttctcgcgCATTCCAAAGCCAGCTCTATATGTCCGGTCAGCATCGCTAATATTTAAGGTATTTAATGTTGAACTCGTTACGAGACGTCTCATCGAAAATTCGACCCCGATACCCGAGACTGAGCCACAGCTCATttgtgcgacagtgcaaaacgtgtaatctGCACGTTCGGAAGCTCATATTGCTGTCAGCAGCTtaatctaaaatgcattacacttacaataaattttataatcgTCATTTGGACGACGTACCGCGGGCAAGTTGCCATAAgaacatcatccttcacatcGATAAtaggtaaataaaaacaatgtattgttagataatatattgaaaaaacgccacatacacatctcattgtagcaggcttttaacacagcaatagaaggtgcgaatgcgccataattGGAAGTTTAATGTAATGATTGTTCGAAAGCGGAattattgcggcccgcgcgctaccggaaatgtgtatatttggcccgcaagtacattaagtttgccgaccactgctctaaatgAATCTCAAGTTCAGAGTggaaaataatattgagaatTAGGTTGTGCCGAAAAGTAAGAACAGTGATTACAGCTTAAAACAAATTACAGACACGCTTGTAAGTCAAGTCACTACAAATTTACTCTTCTGACCATGCATATTTTTCTGGAGATGTAATTCTCTTCAATAGGGCATTTACAGTCGTCTCCTGTGAATGCCACACATTTTTCCAAAAACATCATTTTTTCTAAAGTGTCTTTTACATAAGTGGAAATTGTTTGGGCAGTCGCGTTTGCCTTGTTTGTAAACTCAATCAATTTTGATTGCAAACCACCTTTCCTCcagtcaaaatattgaataattgtaGGAAATAATTTCAGTTCACTGTGATTGCTGCCATCTGTTGCAACGCCAAAATATGCGATATCGTTTTCTTCAAAACTTTTCAGAACAGCATCAATAGAATATTGCGCAAGTACGCTAGTAACAACTTTTTCAGTCTTTGTGCGGCCACTACTAAACTTCTTCGCTACATTAGAATCAGGGAGAATATTTTTAAGTAAAACAGATGTACAGTCCATGGACAAAAAGCTATGATGATGATCAAAAGCGTGAAATGCAAGAGTGCCCTCTGCGGCAGTGATTTCATCTTCGCATTTATTTCCCGCtgtaacaaaataatttgtcaTTTTCGTTGATCCTCTTACTGCTTtgcaatatttttctgattgcAGATGTGTGTTTAAATCACCATTACCGTTGTGCACGACAGACATATATATAGGTTCCTGATTCGCAAACCAAGTGTTCTGCTTCATAATCATTCCTGCCTTTTCTAAAACATGGATGTTTTTCTCGAATCTCGTTAGTGAATGTGTACTTTCGTTTAAAATTAGccatttgaaataatatatttttttattaacaataaatacAACCCAACTAAAAATGCATACTTCAAAAAACAAAGTAATTTACCACCAGACTAACTGAACCAAAAAGCTTCAGGGACCATCACTTTCGATCCCGAATTCCTGACTTGCTTCctattcaaatagaaaaatccacAAGTAAAACTTTGTGGTATAAAACTTCTGTATTCAGCTAACTTAACAAGAAACTAGCTGTTATCAAATACACTTGCAGCTGCTCAACGAAACGGGTAAAACAGTCAGCGAATAATAATCAGAAAGTTCTaagtcaggggtcggcaaccttttgtcgctcgcggttGCAAGTctttggcgggccgcacatatttttagaatgttaaaaatcgaatgaatgaccgatgaatcacattttatcacacagatcagaagttaaattttgaacagcgcgcgaagactgaccatttgaatattttttgcgccattgaatcatttgcacttagcatcaacttttctgcgttttgtcgtcatttgtctaaattataattaaattataggctcattaaacgagtaattgtgaattatatacttgttaggttataatataatttagtctacacttaaattcttttgcgtaaagaatataatcgacaaaacagctataatttgttactataattgagtgaagcgtcgcgggccggattatattgctccgcgggtcgtaggttgccgacccctgttctaaGCGGTGAAAATCATTGATAAGGAACGCTCTGTTACATCATAATTCCGCACAACCTCGtagtattagcagtgtgcaccgTAGTAAAAGCagattgcagatgcagtaaaattccggacatttgagcatttttctaaattctttccggacgcaaaatttaaccccaaattccggacatgtccggaattttccggacggtatggcaaccctactCTAGTCTAAGGCTagaccggtatgttagtcgttggctAGAGTCCAGGGCtaatcaactatttttaccgaaggtccgcatacaaaacttcaaaaatatgtgGGTCCGGACTCTCCAGACATTATATTTTGGCTTCCTCAAACACGcaattcctcggccgactaatgattattagaaaatcaagattgtttgttatggcgttatagttcttttcatatatatttttaaatctataaaaatgAAATGCTATATTGTCTTGCAAGAAGGCAGCTAATCATCAAATAGATTGGATAGTCCGTTGAATTTAAAAGCGCTTTGATAAAAGCAAACGTGAAATGAAATTTCATGGCACCAGAAACCCCGATGTCATAATACCGTTTTTAGTCGCATtccactttttaaaataaacaagtCTGCAATAAAAAAGATCCGAAAtagtaaatatataataattctTAGATTAATTGTAGCTTAGAATCTTAGATTAATTAATATAgctatatatatcaatattctctcatatttttaaaaaagaaaggAATCATTACGGTAAAAACTATTAAATTAATTTGACTTTTTGTTGTAAATGTAAAAGCTTAAATACATTTATTTGACCATATTGAATTTTTCAACCCTTCAAATAGTAAATGTTTGGGTCAAGAATTATTAACCTACAGATTTGACAAttatcagttttataaattttgggcgctccggaagtattcgtaccaagatgacgcacaacctgaacaaccctaacctggtacacatactatgttcgggttgtgcgccatctttatacgaatactttgggagcaccaaaTTTTGAACTGGTTTTATTCTGGAACGAGCCTTTACAATTCAAAAAcgatttcaaaattgaatgtcGAGCCTGAGGTCTTAACGCCCGTGGGCCTACCTTGCACCTCCAGTGACGAATCGACTGCCTTGCCTGTCTATGCATTAGTTTGGTGCTGGCTTTGAAATCGCGAAAGCCTGGGCTGAAGCGAGCCTCGAGTATCAGCGTAGATCTGGGCGCCTACCGTCTTGTTATATTCGTTATTATTTACATATAAGTGAAATTTAGAATATCAATTTCAATTATTAGACACGAGGTGAAATTACGGATAATATTGCTCACAAGTTGTTATTGCAGTtactttttcacttttttgaAAGGCGAGGTTTAGGGCTTTTAACTACTCCACAAATTGGTTTAAAATTGCCGgtgattttttatatagattatatagaaatatttttacatatttcctCAGGACACTTCAAGATGTTCATTCATGCGAGGAGATGCCTGTAACTTACCATCGACACTGGGCCAGTTCGGTTGTGTTCTTGCTGCAAACGTCATTTGTAGGTTACCAGATCCTACGAAGTTTattttgcatttaaaaaatattgttgcCAAAGGAGGAATTTGTGTTATTACGAGTCCATATACATTTCTTACCGTATTTACGTCTAAGGTAAGTCTAGATAGCTCTTTCTTGCTTCTATTTATAAGACGagcattttccaattttgtGCAATTGCACGGTTCGGTTGTATAGGTGCAGATGTCAAATACATTAAAAGGAAGGGATTCTAGTACATTGTTTATATTCATCTTGAAGACTGAGATACATTTTTCATTATGGGGTTCAACATTCTCCCCAATTAGCACCTGTTATATTGCATTATAATACATGTATTGCATTGACTACATTGTAACGTAAAGTTAGAGTCAGGTTACATTGTATATTACTATTACACAGGATAAATGGCTCGGTGGATTCACAGACTCTAATGGGAAAGAAGTGAGAGCTTTTGACactataaaatcatatttgttgCCAGATTTTGAGTTGATTGATTCTGAAGAAATGCCATATATAATACGAGAAACTTTGAGAGAACATCAGTGGGCAGTTGCACACGCCACAGTATGGAAGCGTCGATCATCGAAGTACGAACAAGAATAATGTTACAAGTAATATAATGCTACGTTGTCTCGTCAGCATAACCCACAtaggaaaattatattttaacataaGTTTGTTGGTGCATTAAAAAATAAGATGAATTTGAAGGAGATTATGctttttcaattgaaaaaagTTTCGAGAATATTTTTATAGCTGTGAATAATAGGGTCATAAAACTCACAATAAATCTCAGTTGTCTTCGTTTGTCTTTGCCAACATTTAACTACTATTCAATGTTATTAATGGCATACAGCTTGCAAACGCAATCCACGACAAATATACACTTCAAAATGTACAAGACGTAGAAATTGAATACAGAGTTATTAATGATTTGGAGAAAAGAAATATGcacaatatattattataacacGCTTCTGAAGATCGCGATCGAAATATGTATAGGAGGGCCTTTTTTACTAGCGCTTAGgttaaaaacataaaatatggCTTGCTTTGAAATGAATCCTAATATAACCAAATCTAGATCTAATTTGCCGAAAAAGCGAAACATAGTTGTTTTATGGTAAGGTCGTTAGAAATTTCGACCCACGTATTCAGGGCAATGACTCACTGAGCGTTAGGACCTCTTTTCGCTCAAAAATAGTTATATTTGTTTCTTGTGGCGAAGTACCATATATTTTGGAACTCGTTCTACAGAAGCCTTCTATTCTTAGTCGTTTAGCCATAGAATCTAAACGGATGGATCTATCAGGATAAAATTTCTCACGTGAGTTATCCTGCCTCCCTAGTAATATGCGTTTCACTGAAAGTTCTGATTGATGTTTTGTTTCAATGACAGCAGCGAAAACGCGCTGATCTTCAAGAAGAATTCAATGGTATTACAATTTGTCACTATATTCTTGCCAACTCAGTCGAAAATTGACATTCTTAGAACTTTACCCACCGCGAAAACAAATACTCTTTCAACCAAACCGTCTTTCATCTCGATAGTTCCTCGGGAATGCCGGGCTATAGTCAACATTACGCGAACTGAGAGGTGAGAGCCCACGAGTACGTTTTGAATTCCTGAAATATGCTATTACCTTTTATTTGGTGCATTTTCCTTCTTTGTAGTATGCCTTCGTTGGACACCATATTCCTCTCTGCAGTTTTGATTTCAGACGATAGATAACTTCTTTAAGACTATAAGGGAGTATGGTATGTACAAAATAAAGTTTACTCGAGCCTTGAACAAAGAGTACGACAATATTTATCTCACGGTTCCAATTGTTATTTTCTAAAACATTTTGCCGTGATACGGTATTGACAATGATGCATGAATAATttgggaaataaataaaatcgtctgttttcaatcaaaattatacAAATGAGAATCAAATTTATTCATCCATGTTCTACTCGGCAACATTTATTGTTGAGTTTTTGTTCTTCTCCCTTTTCCATTTTGAGTTTAATCTTCAGAGTAGTTTGGGTGGTAAGCCCAATACTTGTGACTTTTAGCAGCcc is from Styela clava chromosome 9, kaStyClav1.hap1.2, whole genome shotgun sequence and encodes:
- the LOC120339330 gene encoding uncharacterized protein LOC120339330 isoform X2, translated to MNLNTLLSSEFAIKKYFVGAAFVIGGGLTFAAAYNYASSQCVLFNQLPNEENKYETKKILNEYMMFHYGDRETICKHVSAPLDGYDFPVRCAQLCVKHFDRSACSNDKCLEIGCAVGRSTFELARTFKRAVGLDYSHAFLGTCEVLSKIKRLEYEAIVEGHLTTKHVAVVPTDIDTSRCSFMRGDACNLPSTLGQFGCVLAANVICRLPDPTKFILHLKNIVAKGGICVITSPYTFLTVFTSKILS
- the LOC120339330 gene encoding uncharacterized protein LOC120339330 isoform X1, with translation MNLNTLLSSEFAIKKYFVGAAFVIGGGLTFAAAYNYASSQCVLFNQLPNEENKYETKKILNEYMMFHYGDRETICKHVSAPLDGYDFPVRCAQLCVKHFDRSACSNDKCLEIGCAVGRSTFELARTFKRAVGLDYSHAFLGTCEVLSKIKRLEYEAIVEGHLTTKHVAVVPTDIDTSRCSFMRGDACNLPSTLGQFGCVLAANVICRLPDPTKFILHLKNIVAKGGICVITSPYTFLTVFTSKDKWLGGFTDSNGKEVRAFDTIKSYLLPDFELIDSEEMPYIIRETLREHQWAVAHATVWKRRSSKYEQE